The Mesoterricola silvestris sequence GACCTCCTGGCCCAGGCCCTCCAGGAGGCCCGCCTCCAAACCGCGGACCCCGAAAAGACCACCCCCACCCGCGAGGCCATGGCCGGCATCGACGCCCTCAGCCTCCAGAACTACTTCGACCCCGGCCCCCAGATCCTCCAGGAACTGGACGGGGCCACGCTCCTGGAGGAGCGCCCCGACACCCTGGACGGGCGGCCCCTGAAGCTCCTCTCCCTGAAGCTGGAACCCCGCATCGGCGCCCGGGAGCGGAAGTACATCAAGGAGCTGGACGCCACCGCCAAGGTCTGGGTGGACGCCGAGGGCACCCCCGTGGCCGCGGAGACCCGCGTCAAGGTGCGCGGCAAGGCCCTCCTGGTGATCAGCTTCCGTTCCGAGCAGCACGACGCCTACCGCTTCGGGAGGGTGGGCGGCAGGCTCGTCACCGTGCACCACGTGCACGAAAGCAGCGGCTCCGGGGGCGGGGAGTCCGGCCAGTCCCGAAAGGTGGCGACGCTGACCTTCAGCGGGTCCTGAGGGGGCCCTCCACGGCCAGGGCCGCCGCCAGGGACATGGGCACCGCCGCCAGCGCGAGCAGGGCCGCCAGCGCCCCGGCGGTGAGCGCCAGGGACACCAGGTGCAGCACCGGCACGAAGAGCGCCACCGCCACCCCCGCCCCGGCCAGGGCCAGCCGGGGGCGCCCGGTCAGGTCGGCCAGCACCAGGGACCCGAAGCCCGCCAGCAGCGGCACGGAAAACAGGAAGGTCCCCCCGGGCAGCACCCGGGCCATGGCGGCCATCACCAGCAGATTGAGCCCCATGGCCCCCAGGAGGGCCGAGCGCGCCCGGCTCCGCAGGGCCAGGGCGTAGGCCGCCAGGGCCACCACCAGCAGCAGGCCCCAGGTCATCGGCCGCTCCAGGGGCACGTTGGGCATGTAGGTGAAGCGCCACGGGATCCCCGTGGCCCTGGAGGCCAGGAAGCTCGCGGCCGCCCCCGCGCCCAGGGCCGCCGCGGCCAGGCCCGTCCAGGCCAGGAACCACCCCGCGATGGCCGCCACCTTCGCCCGCCCCCGGCCCAGGTTCCACACCATGACCCCATGGAAGGCCAGCACCAGGAAGAGGGACAGGGCCCGGTCCCACCGCGTGGACCAGGACACCAGGATGCCCGGGAAGCACGTGAAGAAGACCATGTCCTCCCCCGAGGCGAAGGCCCCCTTCCCGGCCAGGGCGGGGTCCGCCGCGTAGGCCCGCACCATGGGCAGGACCTGCTCTCCGTAGTGCTGCAGGGAGGCCAGGGAGACATTGCCCGGATGGTCCCGGGGCGTGTGGTAGAAGGAGAGGTCGTCCAGCACGGCGAAGTTCATCCCGGGCAGTCCGGCCCGCTGGAAGACGGTGAAGTCCGTGCCGTTGGGCATGCGCCGGTAGACCTCCGGCGCGAAGGAGTACCCGAAGGGCCACCGGGCCTTGCGGAAGAGCCGGATGGTCGCGAGGTTCCGCCTCCCCGTCTCGAACATCACGGCCGGGCCCCGCACGCCGCGGGCCTCGAGGTTGATCACCAGGTTCACGTCCCGGTAGAGGTCCGCGTTGCGCTCCATCTCCGCGCGCGCCCCCAGGAGCCCGGACTCCTCGGCGTCCGTGAAGAGGAAGCGCACCCCGTTCTCCAGGGGTTGCGGGGACCGGGCCAGGAGGCCCGCCATCTCGAGCATGGCCGCCATGCCCAGGCCGTCGTCGCCCGCCCCCAGGGAGCCGGGCACCGCGTCGTAGTGGGAGACCAGCAGCACCGAGGAGCCGCTGCGGCCCGGAAGGGACGCCGTGATGTTCTCCAGCGGGTAGCGCAGCCCGGCGCGGTCGGTGACTTCGGGATGGCGCAGGGTTCCGGGGTTGAGCCCCGCGGCCCGGAGGCCGGCGCGCAGGTAGTTCCGCACGGGTTCGAGGCTGGCCTGGTCCCCCACGGTGTGGGGGGCCCGGGCGAGGGCGTCGAGGTGGGCCCGGGCCCGCAGGGCGGAAAAGCCGGGCCCGGCCGGGGCGGGGGAAGGCAGGATCAGGGCGCCGAGCCCCAGGAGGAGGCCCGCGGCCAGCGCCCCCAGGGCGGGCAGGTGGCGCTTCACGGGAGCACCTCCCCGGCGTCGCACCGGGCATCCAGGCCCGAGGCGTCCCCGGGCGCCAGGTCAACGCCGGACCGTTCCCGCACCTTGGCGAGGGTGGTGGCGTAGGCCATCCAGGCCCCCGCCTCCAGGCCCTCCTCGTGCGGGATGATCCAGGCGCAGGCCCGGGTGGCGCCCCCGGGCGTGAT is a genomic window containing:
- a CDS encoding M28 family peptidase, which produces MKRHLPALGALAAGLLLGLGALILPSPAPAGPGFSALRARAHLDALARAPHTVGDQASLEPVRNYLRAGLRAAGLNPGTLRHPEVTDRAGLRYPLENITASLPGRSGSSVLLVSHYDAVPGSLGAGDDGLGMAAMLEMAGLLARSPQPLENGVRFLFTDAEESGLLGARAEMERNADLYRDVNLVINLEARGVRGPAVMFETGRRNLATIRLFRKARWPFGYSFAPEVYRRMPNGTDFTVFQRAGLPGMNFAVLDDLSFYHTPRDHPGNVSLASLQHYGEQVLPMVRAYAADPALAGKGAFASGEDMVFFTCFPGILVSWSTRWDRALSLFLVLAFHGVMVWNLGRGRAKVAAIAGWFLAWTGLAAAALGAGAAASFLASRATGIPWRFTYMPNVPLERPMTWGLLLVVALAAYALALRSRARSALLGAMGLNLLVMAAMARVLPGGTFLFSVPLLAGFGSLVLADLTGRPRLALAGAGVAVALFVPVLHLVSLALTAGALAALLALAAVPMSLAAALAVEGPLRTR